One window of Anaerolineales bacterium genomic DNA carries:
- a CDS encoding NAD(P)-dependent alcohol dehydrogenase, with protein sequence MKAIVRTEYGTPDVLHLKEMEKPTPKDNEILVRVYAASVNFGDLMARNFKAVSPRKFNMPFFLWLPAKIAFGLGKPNITVLGSELAGKVEAVGKDVTKFKAGDQVFAYLGMSMGANAEYVCIPESGSVALKPSKLSYEEAATLPYGAIMATSLLGKANLQRGQKVLINGASGGIGSMAVQLAKYYGAEVTGVCSTPRLEFVKSLGAEKVIDYTKENFTQNAETYDLIFDVLGKSSFSQVRRSLKPNGIYLLSSFKMKALLDMLWTSLTGSKQKVICAFANETPDSLAFVKKLVEEGKIKASLDKSFPMEQAAEAHRYVEGGYKKGNVVIAI encoded by the coding sequence ATGAAAGCAATCGTACGCACAGAATATGGAACACCCGATGTCCTGCATCTCAAAGAAATGGAAAAGCCCACGCCAAAGGACAATGAAATTTTGGTCAGGGTGTATGCGGCCTCTGTCAACTTCGGAGATTTAATGGCGCGAAATTTCAAGGCCGTCTCCCCGCGCAAATTCAACATGCCGTTCTTCCTCTGGCTCCCTGCGAAGATCGCCTTTGGTCTTGGCAAACCCAATATCACCGTTCTGGGCAGCGAACTGGCCGGGAAGGTCGAAGCGGTTGGCAAGGACGTGACGAAATTCAAAGCGGGCGACCAGGTCTTTGCCTATCTTGGCATGAGCATGGGAGCCAATGCTGAGTACGTCTGCATCCCCGAGTCTGGGTCTGTGGCGCTCAAACCGTCCAAACTCAGTTATGAGGAGGCAGCCACCCTGCCCTACGGGGCGATCATGGCGACGAGTCTGCTTGGGAAGGCAAACCTCCAACGCGGTCAGAAAGTCCTCATCAACGGCGCCTCGGGCGGAATCGGCTCGATGGCTGTCCAACTTGCCAAATATTACGGAGCGGAAGTGACAGGCGTGTGCAGCACACCGCGATTGGAATTCGTCAAATCCCTCGGCGCGGAGAAGGTTATTGACTACACCAAAGAGAACTTCACCCAGAACGCCGAGACCTACGACCTGATCTTCGACGTCCTCGGCAAAAGTTCGTTTTCGCAGGTCAGGCGCTCACTCAAGCCAAATGGAATTTACCTCTTATCCAGCTTCAAGATGAAAGCACTGCTCGATATGCTGTGGACATCACTCACAGGCAGCAAACAAAAGGTCATTTGCGCCTTTGCGAATGAGACCCCCGATAGCCTGGCATTCGTCAAAAAACTGGTGGAAGAAGGGAAGATAAAAGCCAGCCTTGATAAATCTTTCCCGATGGAGCAGGCGGCGGAGGCACACAGGTACGTGGAAGGCGGTTACAAGAAAGGCAATGTGGTCATCGCAATTTAG
- a CDS encoding tetratricopeptide repeat protein, which produces MMQEQHSFGSWLRLKRKTLDLTREALADRVGCSVSMIRKLEEEERRPSAQIAELLAEIFKIPATERTAFLRFARGDWRSAPSLGNEEAPWRVSTPTLPQQPRSNLPATFTSLIGRDKDIAAIHDYLTNPDIRLVTLIGAPGIGKTRLSIASASQSLAEFSDGVFFVALAPLDQPSLIPSAILQALGYIEKNNLSPEEHLTEGIGNKRMLLVLDNCEHLIEDVARLASSLLSTCSHLKILTTSREALGIPGEWLHSVPALDMPKEHSIVDVAKVSEFPALTLFAERARAARSDFALNAENIWAVVSICSQLDGLPLAIELIAARVKTFSIEQIAARLDDRFALLTSSSRVAPSRQQTLRATLDWSHELLTETERELFRQLSVFVGGFTLDALESVALLDSNRSILEALSRLVDKSLLFLEQQDQPRYRSLEPIRQYAKEILNETGESNLIQDRHLAYYLRIAEEAEPYLFGVGQQGWKNRLELDHDNLRVALAWSLESNKIEAGLKLAGALAWFWHSQGYLSEGNLWLEKILASGIGTQGKERAKALRASSILSTSKGDYIRAREFAEASVKLYREIGDNRGAGLVLADLGASFHWDGKGEEAIESLEESLRLLRATDERWGIAYALCWLGDTCFRMGDTERAATNWEESLRLTQELGETYLMAWSLGGLADVARLRADYKRATGMFRESLSLYLSSGSKFGPPFTLEALALVAAALGNAKRAARLWGAASAWREAINQPLPPSYQRDYAASMTQARTQLGEEVYASAWSEGHAMSPEQAIALALEE; this is translated from the coding sequence TTGATGCAGGAACAACACTCTTTTGGCTCTTGGCTCAGGCTCAAGAGAAAGACACTCGATCTCACTCGCGAAGCTCTGGCTGACCGCGTCGGTTGTTCCGTGTCAATGATCCGGAAACTTGAAGAAGAAGAACGGCGTCCCTCGGCCCAGATTGCCGAGTTGCTGGCTGAAATCTTCAAGATTCCCGCAACTGAAAGAACAGCCTTTTTACGGTTTGCGCGCGGCGACTGGAGATCGGCTCCCAGCCTGGGGAATGAAGAAGCCCCCTGGCGCGTCTCAACACCAACACTACCCCAACAACCCCGTTCGAATTTACCGGCAACCTTTACTTCCTTGATCGGGCGGGATAAGGATATTGCAGCTATCCACGACTATCTAACCAATCCAGATATCCGCCTGGTCACTTTGATCGGCGCGCCGGGAATCGGGAAGACGCGCCTGAGTATCGCGTCAGCGAGCCAGTCACTGGCCGAGTTCTCCGATGGCGTTTTCTTTGTCGCGCTGGCGCCGCTTGATCAGCCATCCTTGATACCTTCTGCCATCCTGCAGGCGCTTGGATATATTGAAAAGAATAACCTGTCTCCCGAGGAACATCTTACCGAAGGTATTGGGAACAAACGTATGCTGCTTGTGTTGGATAATTGCGAACACCTGATCGAAGATGTGGCCCGGCTCGCCTCTTCCCTCCTTTCCACCTGCTCCCACTTAAAAATCCTGACCACCAGCCGCGAAGCGCTGGGAATCCCGGGTGAATGGCTTCATTCGGTCCCTGCACTGGATATGCCAAAAGAGCACTCCATCGTTGACGTAGCAAAGGTTTCGGAGTTTCCAGCTCTGACCCTGTTTGCCGAGCGTGCCCGCGCAGCTCGTTCCGATTTCGCATTGAATGCCGAAAACATCTGGGCTGTCGTATCCATCTGCTCACAGCTCGATGGATTGCCATTGGCCATCGAACTGATTGCCGCGCGCGTCAAAACGTTTTCAATAGAGCAAATCGCTGCACGGCTCGATGACCGTTTCGCATTGCTAACCAGCAGCAGTCGAGTTGCACCCTCACGACAACAAACATTGCGGGCGACTCTGGATTGGAGCCATGAGCTGCTGACAGAAACGGAAAGAGAACTTTTTCGACAACTTTCGGTCTTTGTTGGCGGCTTTACATTGGATGCGCTCGAATCGGTGGCGCTTCTGGATTCCAATCGATCGATTCTCGAGGCGCTTTCGCGCCTCGTGGATAAATCACTACTGTTCCTCGAACAACAGGATCAACCGCGTTACCGGTCTCTTGAGCCAATCCGTCAGTATGCCAAAGAAATACTGAATGAGACCGGAGAATCGAACTTGATTCAAGATCGTCATCTTGCGTACTACCTGCGCATTGCGGAGGAGGCAGAGCCGTACCTATTTGGCGTCGGGCAACAGGGCTGGAAGAATCGATTGGAGTTGGACCATGATAACTTGCGGGTCGCGTTGGCATGGTCGCTTGAAAGCAATAAAATCGAAGCAGGATTGAAATTGGCGGGGGCGCTGGCATGGTTCTGGCACAGTCAGGGTTATTTAAGCGAAGGCAACCTATGGTTGGAGAAAATTCTTGCCTCTGGCATCGGCACCCAGGGAAAGGAGCGGGCGAAAGCGCTGCGCGCGTCATCCATCCTGTCAACAAGTAAAGGCGATTACATTCGGGCCAGAGAATTTGCAGAAGCAAGCGTTAAATTATATAGGGAAATTGGAGACAATCGAGGCGCAGGCTTGGTGCTTGCTGACCTGGGCGCAAGCTTTCATTGGGACGGCAAGGGAGAGGAGGCAATCGAGTCGCTCGAAGAGAGTTTGCGTCTGCTTCGGGCAACTGATGAGCGTTGGGGGATCGCCTACGCGCTCTGCTGGTTGGGCGATACATGTTTCAGGATGGGAGATACTGAACGCGCCGCCACCAATTGGGAAGAAAGTCTGCGCCTTACCCAGGAGTTGGGGGAGACCTACCTGATGGCTTGGTCGCTTGGTGGTTTGGCGGATGTGGCGCGTCTGCGCGCGGATTACAAGCGTGCAACAGGAATGTTCAGAGAATCCTTGTCCCTCTATCTGAGTTCAGGAAGTAAGTTCGGCCCACCGTTCACGCTGGAAGCACTAGCATTGGTTGCCGCTGCGCTAGGGAATGCGAAGCGAGCGGCGCGTCTCTGGGGTGCCGCATCCGCTTGGCGCGAAGCGATCAACCAACCGCTCCCCCCGAGCTATCAAAGGGACTACGCTGCCTCTATGACCCAGGCGCGTACTCAACTTGGCGAGGAAGTGTATGCTTCCGCCTGGTCTGAGGGCCACGCAATGTCACCCGAACAGGCTATCGCCTTGGCGTTGGAGGAATAA
- a CDS encoding helix-turn-helix domain-containing protein, protein MNVDTFGTWLKTRRKRLDLTQEALANLVGCSVSAIRKIENDERRPSRQIAELLAAHLEIPPEEQTLFLKIARGEGSSQGLKSASTRPENWSALPESFSPPSNIPVPPTPFIGRADEIETLTRMLADPHYRLITILGVGGIGKTRLAMEVSHPQHAYFIQLAAISTSDSILPAIASVLNIPTGNADELKPRLLGYLREKNTLLVLDNFEHIIDGAPLLSESLQSAPKLKFLVTSRERLNLQGEWTLELSGLSVPPNEDEGMAIYGALQLFESHVQRIRPDLKLIGKEREAAIRICQRVDGMPLAIELAAAWVDVLSCEEIASEIEHSFDFLSSTLRDMPERHRSLRAVFEHSWKRLAKPEQAALSRLTIFQGGFSREAAESVTGAKRGVLSGLVSKSLLRRSSNGRFDLHEVIRQYARNYLEDESTLCDRHSEYYLDLLHRSGSDLFGADKANSLGKLFDELGNLNVAWDWALSHKRFALMDAALESLWMLYDVHGWLSDGIEQTDELIGALRTETDSQIYLGRALTFHGMLVFRAGDYIRARRVFEEGIEILRGTGELKHLPPALIFNGIVVSLMGDFSHARELMDEGVELAKEHGNRWFMALGQFDQGFIAGQEGNLEHAYERMQAGLSLWRELGNSRFIAFALNFLSPIAIQLGRLEEAQGFLEESLALGTQIHDRWGMGTSLGRLGILALLRNDPNGAKSMLEKSLALFTDLGARWDIAWALTQLGKAAVASEEWDQANDLLKQAIRLSLEAKALPQAIDAALELSECFIHKNEFGKATELILTAMGHSASTDSAKQRAGQLMTIIEARGDAEYLEKARRQQAISGDMETILLHLAE, encoded by the coding sequence ATGAATGTAGACACATTCGGAACATGGCTAAAAACGCGTCGCAAACGACTCGACCTCACGCAGGAAGCGCTGGCGAACCTTGTCGGTTGTTCGGTTTCCGCCATTCGCAAAATCGAAAACGATGAGCGCCGTCCGTCGCGCCAGATCGCGGAATTGCTGGCAGCGCATTTGGAAATTCCACCCGAGGAGCAGACTCTGTTCCTCAAGATCGCACGCGGCGAAGGCAGTTCCCAGGGACTAAAAAGCGCCTCAACCCGCCCCGAAAACTGGTCTGCCCTTCCTGAATCATTTTCCCCGCCCTCAAATATTCCCGTTCCCCCTACGCCCTTCATCGGGCGCGCAGACGAGATCGAAACCCTCACTCGTATGCTGGCAGACCCACACTACCGCCTCATCACAATTCTTGGGGTGGGCGGCATTGGCAAGACCCGCCTTGCAATGGAAGTCTCACATCCCCAGCACGCCTATTTCATTCAACTCGCCGCCATCAGCACCAGCGATTCGATCCTGCCTGCCATTGCGTCCGTCTTGAACATTCCCACTGGCAATGCCGACGAACTCAAGCCGCGCCTGCTTGGATATTTGCGCGAGAAAAATACCCTGCTGGTTCTGGATAATTTTGAGCACATCATAGACGGCGCGCCTTTGCTTTCGGAGTCTCTGCAATCTGCGCCCAAATTAAAATTCCTCGTTACATCGCGCGAACGCCTCAACCTGCAAGGCGAATGGACGCTCGAACTCAGCGGGCTTTCCGTCCCGCCCAATGAAGATGAAGGAATGGCAATCTATGGAGCCTTGCAGCTCTTTGAGTCACATGTGCAGCGCATCCGACCTGACTTGAAGCTGATCGGCAAGGAACGCGAAGCCGCCATCCGCATCTGTCAGCGGGTGGATGGAATGCCGCTTGCCATCGAACTTGCCGCAGCCTGGGTCGATGTGCTTTCATGCGAAGAGATCGCGAGCGAGATCGAACACAGCTTCGATTTTTTGTCGTCCACATTGCGCGATATGCCTGAACGGCATCGCAGCCTGCGCGCCGTTTTTGAACACTCTTGGAAGCGGCTTGCCAAACCTGAACAAGCCGCATTGAGCCGCCTGACCATCTTTCAGGGTGGCTTCAGCCGCGAGGCAGCTGAATCAGTTACCGGCGCGAAGAGAGGCGTGTTGTCGGGCCTGGTATCCAAATCGCTGCTGCGGCGTTCCTCCAATGGGCGCTTCGATCTGCACGAGGTCATCCGTCAGTATGCAAGGAATTATTTGGAGGATGAATCCACTTTGTGCGACAGGCACAGCGAGTATTATCTTGACCTGCTGCATCGAAGCGGATCGGATCTTTTTGGTGCAGATAAGGCAAACTCGCTGGGCAAATTATTCGATGAGTTGGGGAATTTGAATGTGGCGTGGGATTGGGCTCTGTCGCATAAGCGATTTGCGCTGATGGATGCCGCTCTCGAAAGTTTGTGGATGTTGTATGACGTGCATGGCTGGCTCAGCGATGGCATCGAACAGACAGATGAATTGATCGGCGCATTACGGACTGAAACGGATTCGCAGATTTATCTTGGACGCGCGTTGACGTTTCATGGAATGCTGGTTTTCCGCGCTGGGGATTACATTCGAGCGCGCAGGGTATTCGAAGAAGGCATCGAGATCCTGCGCGGAACGGGTGAATTAAAACATCTGCCGCCCGCGTTGATCTTCAATGGCATCGTGGTTTCGTTGATGGGTGATTTTTCGCATGCGCGTGAGTTGATGGACGAAGGCGTGGAACTTGCGAAAGAGCACGGCAACCGCTGGTTCATGGCGCTCGGTCAATTCGACCAGGGATTTATTGCGGGACAGGAAGGGAATCTCGAACATGCTTATGAGCGGATGCAGGCGGGCTTATCACTTTGGCGCGAACTGGGCAACTCACGATTTATTGCTTTTGCGTTGAATTTTCTCAGCCCGATCGCGATCCAATTGGGCAGGCTGGAAGAAGCACAAGGTTTTCTTGAAGAAAGCCTGGCGCTCGGTACGCAAATCCATGACCGTTGGGGTATGGGAACATCGCTCGGCAGGCTGGGAATACTGGCATTGCTCCGAAACGACCCAAACGGCGCGAAGTCCATGCTGGAGAAGAGCCTTGCCTTGTTCACAGATCTCGGCGCGCGCTGGGATATCGCCTGGGCATTGACCCAGTTGGGGAAAGCCGCAGTCGCGTCTGAAGAATGGGATCAGGCGAACGACTTGCTTAAACAAGCCATCAGATTATCGCTAGAAGCAAAGGCACTCCCCCAAGCCATCGACGCCGCGCTTGAACTTTCGGAGTGTTTCATTCATAAGAATGAGTTTGGAAAGGCGACGGAATTGATTTTGACTGCGATGGGTCATTCCGCCAGCACAGACTCCGCCAAACAACGCGCCGGGCAGTTGATGACGATCATCGAGGCTCGAGGCGATGCCGAATATCTGGAAAAAGCGAGACGGCAACAGGCAATATCCGGGGATATGGAAACGATTCTTTTGCATTTGGCGGAATGA
- a CDS encoding cupin domain-containing protein — MNDITQSQARLLKPGAGPTLSFLGVNLAFKVSSADTNGAWALLEYIAPPKFAGPPLHWHKVTNEAFYVLEGTVTFRREHEVFKGEPGAMVYIPTGVLHTFSNNEDKPARFLTFLSPGGFEEYFKELATMVQSEPSWPPQDMSKLLALYEKYDNYFPDR, encoded by the coding sequence ATGAATGATATTACTCAATCACAAGCGCGTTTATTGAAACCCGGCGCAGGCCCGACCCTTTCATTTTTGGGCGTGAATTTGGCGTTCAAAGTTTCGAGCGCCGATACGAATGGCGCGTGGGCGTTGCTGGAATATATTGCGCCGCCGAAGTTTGCGGGCCCGCCGCTGCACTGGCACAAGGTGACCAATGAAGCCTTTTATGTTTTGGAAGGCACGGTAACGTTCCGACGAGAGCATGAGGTGTTCAAGGGTGAACCTGGCGCGATGGTGTACATTCCGACAGGCGTGTTGCATACGTTTTCCAATAATGAAGACAAGCCTGCGCGTTTTCTAACCTTCCTTTCGCCCGGCGGTTTCGAGGAATATTTCAAGGAACTGGCAACTATGGTTCAGTCTGAACCGAGCTGGCCCCCGCAGGATATGAGCAAGCTGCTGGCGCTGTACGAGAAGTACGACAACTATTTCCCGGACAGGTGA
- a CDS encoding CPBP family intramembrane metalloprotease, protein MNTTHLNHRVAAYIVLLIFITLAANALASQFKDPPVVSLIVMSSPALAAVIASLLTHRSLKDIGWRLLPVKWMALGWVLPMLYALPAYALVWFTGLGGIPNPTFLERARLTLNMSSASDGTVIVSAFFYITLINLIPATIFSLGEEIGWRGFLVPELTNFVGFRNASLLSGLLWAAWHLPGIFAGSYGSTGTPKAYQIACFTAMVITTGIILAWLRMKSGSIWPVAIMHATHNGLIQTFLDRITVDKGNTQYFTGEFGVMLIPFAFIIAWYVWNRPPNTNDQQSLKHLNKE, encoded by the coding sequence ATGAATACAACACATCTTAATCATCGAGTCGCTGCCTACATTGTGCTTTTAATTTTTATAACGCTAGCGGCAAATGCACTCGCCTCTCAATTCAAGGATCCGCCAGTGGTATCGTTGATCGTCATGTCCAGCCCTGCTTTGGCGGCAGTGATCGCAAGCCTGCTGACCCATCGCTCACTAAAGGATATTGGTTGGCGTCTGCTGCCTGTGAAATGGATGGCGCTTGGCTGGGTACTGCCGATGCTTTATGCGCTTCCTGCCTACGCCCTGGTCTGGTTCACAGGACTTGGCGGCATTCCCAACCCGACATTTCTTGAACGTGCCCGCCTGACTCTCAACATGTCATCCGCTTCAGACGGTACGGTGATTGTCTCCGCCTTTTTCTACATAACACTCATTAATCTGATTCCAGCCACGATCTTTAGCCTTGGCGAAGAGATCGGCTGGCGCGGATTCCTTGTCCCTGAACTAACAAATTTTGTTGGTTTCCGAAATGCCAGCCTGCTCAGTGGTCTGTTATGGGCAGCGTGGCACCTGCCTGGAATTTTCGCAGGCAGTTATGGTTCTACGGGCACGCCAAAGGCATATCAAATCGCTTGTTTTACTGCAATGGTTATCACGACTGGCATCATACTGGCATGGCTGCGAATGAAATCGGGCAGCATCTGGCCCGTTGCCATTATGCATGCCACGCATAACGGGTTGATCCAAACCTTCCTGGACCGAATCACTGTTGATAAAGGAAACACCCAATACTTCACAGGTGAATTCGGTGTCATGCTGATTCCATTCGCTTTTATCATCGCCTGGTATGTTTGGAATCGCCCGCCGAATACAAACGATCAACAATCCCTGAAACATTTGAATAAGGAATAA
- a CDS encoding YbaK/prolyl-tRNA synthetase associated domain-containing protein yields MSNPANDIYEKIIALLEQNQANFRVVEHAPEGQTEPVSRMRGNLLSQAVKSLVVLVKIGKKESRYYLANIPGDSRVDLNVIKTLCNATRVMFAPAEKARQLTGCEMGAVPPFSFNQNLIVLADPSLFENDELVFNAGRLDRSIFMDKDSYLRIAQPNLVPIAMKEIKESQI; encoded by the coding sequence ATGTCAAACCCTGCAAATGATATTTACGAAAAAATAATTGCTTTATTGGAACAAAATCAAGCAAACTTCCGCGTAGTGGAACACGCACCTGAAGGACAAACGGAACCTGTCAGCCGGATGCGCGGCAACCTGCTTTCACAAGCCGTCAAATCGCTGGTTGTGCTGGTAAAGATCGGCAAGAAGGAAAGCCGCTATTACCTCGCCAACATCCCGGGCGATTCCCGCGTGGATTTGAATGTCATCAAGACATTATGCAATGCAACCCGCGTCATGTTTGCTCCCGCCGAAAAAGCCCGCCAGCTGACCGGTTGTGAAATGGGCGCCGTCCCGCCGTTCTCGTTCAACCAAAATCTAATTGTATTGGCTGATCCTTCCCTATTCGAGAATGATGAACTCGTCTTCAATGCAGGCAGGCTGGACCGCTCGATTTTTATGGATAAAGATTCATATCTACGCATTGCCCAGCCCAACCTGGTCCCTATTGCCATGAAAGAAATAAAGGAGTCCCAAATATGA
- a CDS encoding SRPBCC family protein, which produces MIPYEIAASKLIDAPAKKIYDILADYRHGHPLVLPKPFFVSLQVEQGGVGAGTIVRFQMKVFGRVRDFRATISEPEPGRVLVETNDGTDVVTKFIVDPRNAGKSAHVTIITTTPVRDGWAGKVEGWMTKQVLYPIYVTELEQLAQAAAR; this is translated from the coding sequence ATGATCCCCTATGAAATCGCAGCATCAAAGCTGATCGATGCACCCGCCAAGAAAATTTACGACATCCTTGCCGATTACCGGCATGGTCACCCACTCGTTCTCCCCAAACCATTCTTTGTATCCTTGCAAGTGGAGCAGGGCGGTGTGGGCGCAGGCACAATTGTCAGGTTTCAAATGAAAGTATTTGGCAGAGTGCGGGACTTTCGCGCAACCATCAGCGAGCCCGAGCCGGGCCGTGTTTTGGTGGAAACGAATGATGGTACTGATGTCGTTACGAAATTCATTGTTGACCCGCGCAACGCTGGCAAGTCAGCCCATGTGACCATTATCACCACCACACCTGTCCGTGATGGATGGGCGGGCAAGGTGGAAGGCTGGATGACGAAACAGGTGTTGTACCCAATTTATGTCACGGAATTGGAGCAGCTGGCGCAGGCCGCCGCCCGTTAA
- a CDS encoding CPBP family intramembrane metalloprotease — MKTITNIFWNTDQNRLRAGWRFLFYLILFFMLTIGKDVLVSSFNAAPLSKALAYLIYLASGLVLTWWMARFIDHRSFVDLGFNFDRNWWLDLGFGLILGIFLMAGIFLSMKIAGWLLITGSASAASGLPFSLAFLLQVLMFTVISINEEMAFRAYQLKNIAEGFAGRHVGPRSAILLAFLFSSAIFGLGHMANGHATVFSVITTIIAGLSLCLPYMLTGELGISIGLHLTWNLFEANVFGFSVSGSTPATHLLSIEVIGPTAWTGGIYGPEVGLIGLVWALIGCGLTLMWVKWLRKKTGLHLPLAGRL, encoded by the coding sequence ATGAAGACAATTACAAACATTTTCTGGAACACCGATCAAAACCGTCTACGTGCTGGCTGGCGTTTCCTATTCTATTTGATCCTTTTCTTTATGCTCACCATAGGCAAAGATGTTTTGGTCAGTTCCTTTAACGCGGCCCCCTTGTCGAAAGCCCTTGCCTATTTGATCTATCTTGCAAGCGGGTTGGTCCTGACCTGGTGGATGGCACGCTTCATTGATCACCGATCATTTGTTGACCTTGGCTTCAACTTTGACCGCAACTGGTGGCTGGATCTGGGTTTCGGTTTGATACTCGGCATATTCCTTATGGCCGGTATTTTTCTTTCAATGAAAATAGCAGGCTGGTTATTGATCACTGGCTCTGCCAGCGCCGCATCCGGCTTGCCCTTCAGCCTGGCTTTTCTTCTTCAGGTGTTGATGTTTACAGTGATATCCATCAACGAAGAAATGGCTTTTCGCGCCTATCAATTGAAAAATATCGCCGAGGGGTTTGCCGGCAGGCATGTTGGTCCGCGTTCTGCGATTCTGCTCGCCTTTTTATTCTCGTCTGCCATTTTTGGGCTCGGCCACATGGCAAATGGACACGCGACCGTTTTTAGTGTCATCACCACGATAATTGCCGGTCTCTCACTCTGCCTGCCCTATATGCTTACCGGGGAATTGGGTATTTCGATCGGCCTGCATCTCACCTGGAATCTATTTGAAGCGAACGTGTTTGGATTCTCCGTGAGCGGCTCGACCCCTGCCACGCATCTTCTCTCGATTGAAGTCATCGGTCCCACCGCCTGGACGGGCGGGATCTACGGGCCAGAGGTGGGACTCATCGGGCTTGTGTGGGCGCTCATCGGCTGCGGGTTAACTTTAATGTGGGTCAAATGGCTCCGAAAGAAAACAGGGCTGCACCTACCGCTGGCGGGGAGGTTGTAA
- a CDS encoding glycosyltransferase family 39 protein: protein MFNEQKTDNLTLLFMALVAVIFHIALNGQYGFHRDELDFIMNARRLDWGYVSYPPITPFFARIGLEIFGESLRGLRVLPAIAQGAAMILAGLMARDMGGKRSAQILAAFTVFIAPMSLFGGTVIMYFAFDYLWWVLVAFFMVRLLATDDPRYWLGIGAGIGLGMMTKYTMAFFVVGLIVAVLVTPARKYLRTKWLYLGAALALLIFLPNLIWQIQHDFISLEYLASIHARDVSWGRGNDFLPEQLFLTTNSFSIPLWTVGLSLCLFSASMKRFRTLGWMFLVTFVLFLINQGRGYYTGPAYVMLMAAGCIWFESWFERLGGKKRQLGYVVLWTMQVLGGLIGVILMKPIGAINSTLWDFRSDVSGDLFVEMVGWEDLTRQVAEIYQAIPESEKPRTVILAGNYGEAGAIDLYGDEYGLPRMITGTNSMWYRGYGNPEPQTVIVVGFEGDYARHFFKSCEYSGTVTNSYNVQNEETTFHTGLYICREPRRPWSEMWQEMRWFQ from the coding sequence ATGTTCAACGAACAAAAAACCGATAATCTCACCCTGCTCTTTATGGCACTTGTCGCGGTCATCTTCCATATTGCCCTCAATGGACAATATGGTTTTCATCGCGATGAACTCGACTTCATCATGAACGCACGCCGATTGGATTGGGGATACGTTTCGTATCCACCGATCACGCCGTTCTTTGCGCGCATCGGGCTGGAAATCTTCGGCGAATCGTTACGCGGATTACGCGTCCTGCCTGCCATTGCGCAAGGCGCTGCGATGATCCTTGCAGGGCTGATGGCGCGAGACATGGGCGGCAAGCGCAGCGCGCAAATCCTTGCCGCGTTCACTGTTTTCATCGCCCCCATGTCCCTGTTTGGCGGCACGGTCATCATGTACTTCGCTTTCGATTATTTATGGTGGGTGTTGGTCGCGTTCTTCATGGTTCGTTTACTTGCTACCGACGACCCTCGTTACTGGCTCGGCATCGGCGCGGGCATTGGTCTCGGCATGATGACCAAGTACACGATGGCGTTCTTTGTTGTGGGACTGATTGTGGCAGTGCTGGTTACGCCTGCGCGAAAGTATCTAAGGACGAAGTGGTTATATCTTGGCGCGGCTTTGGCGCTGCTCATCTTCCTTCCGAATCTCATCTGGCAAATTCAACACGACTTCATCTCGTTGGAATATCTCGCTTCGATACATGCGCGGGATGTTTCATGGGGACGCGGGAATGATTTTTTGCCCGAGCAGCTTTTCCTCACGACCAATTCCTTCTCCATCCCCTTGTGGACGGTCGGACTCAGCCTGTGCCTGTTCTCTGCTTCGATGAAACGCTTCCGCACGTTGGGTTGGATGTTCCTTGTTACGTTCGTGTTGTTCCTCATCAATCAGGGACGCGGCTATTACACGGGTCCCGCGTATGTGATGTTGATGGCGGCGGGATGTATCTGGTTCGAGAGTTGGTTTGAGAGGCTTGGCGGGAAAAAACGTCAGCTTGGATACGTCGTATTGTGGACGATGCAGGTCCTCGGGGGTCTGATCGGGGTTATCCTGATGAAACCGATCGGGGCAATTAATTCCACATTATGGGACTTCCGATCCGATGTGAGCGGCGATCTGTTTGTCGAGATGGTTGGCTGGGAAGATTTGACAAGGCAGGTCGCGGAGATATATCAAGCGATTCCTGAATCCGAAAAACCGCGCACAGTGATCCTGGCGGGCAACTACGGCGAAGCGGGCGCGATCGATTTATACGGAGATGAGTACGGCTTGCCGCGTATGATCACAGGCACGAACAGCATGTGGTATCGCGGCTACGGCAATCCCGAACCTCAAACTGTAATCGTGGTCGGTTTTGAAGGTGATTATGCAAGGCATTTTTTCAAGTCGTGCGAATACAGCGGCACGGTGACAAATTCTTATAACGTGCAGAACGAAGAGACGACCTTCCACACAGGCTTATACATTTGCCGCGAGCCGCGCCGACCGTGGAGCGAGATGTGGCAGGAAATGCGGTGGTTTCAATAG